A section of the Flavobacterium ardleyense genome encodes:
- a CDS encoding gliding motility-associated C-terminal domain-containing protein, translating into MLASKSISSSAQDVNLLSQYNGHYDFTFIGNTLNVRENGANDPCEILTSSSANLNLNAQDTVQSAYLYWAGSGTGVFEVKLNGQTIVSERTFGVSPPAATNHFFSAFADVTTLVQNTGNGLYTLSDLDLSPFISPTQYCFNGTNFGGWALVIVYKNTSLPLNQINIYDGLQSVPEILSINLTNLNVIDNLGAKIGFVAWEGDRNIAVNETLSINGNPISNPPLNPVNNAFNGSNSITGQSNLYNMDLDIYEIQNNIQVGDDSALITLTSGQDFVMINCVVTKLNSQLPDATVAIDNLNNFCGSEKLKIDYIVSNINSTDFLAADTKIAIYINDQLVSVTQTTAAIAIGESQIGSAIVDIPTGISSPFAVKIVVDDNGQGVGAVTETDEENNEFFQEFSLTLPPVIGELSNLISCNIGFGKAIFNLEQIREIVAEYYTGNLSFYTSLEDAQNQINMIGNLTNFTSEISPQQIYVRFDDEICESIFSFLLQSKNCPPTVYNYVSANGDGLNDTLVIDGLRDVFLNFELQIYNRWGTLVWVGNNNAINFDGFANRGILTGNKTLPDGTYYYVLNLNDKDYTEPLTGFLYFTQ; encoded by the coding sequence TTGCTAGCATCTAAATCTATTTCATCCTCGGCTCAGGACGTTAATCTTTTGTCGCAGTACAATGGTCATTACGACTTTACTTTTATTGGAAACACCCTTAATGTCCGTGAAAATGGTGCCAATGATCCTTGCGAAATCCTAACTTCTTCATCGGCAAATTTAAATCTAAACGCTCAAGATACGGTGCAAAGTGCTTATCTTTATTGGGCTGGTTCGGGAACCGGAGTTTTCGAAGTCAAATTAAACGGTCAAACTATTGTCTCCGAACGAACATTTGGCGTGAGTCCACCCGCAGCAACTAATCATTTTTTTAGCGCTTTTGCAGATGTGACAACTTTGGTTCAGAATACCGGAAACGGTCTTTATACCTTGTCAGATCTAGATTTATCACCATTTATTTCGCCAACACAGTACTGCTTCAACGGGACGAATTTTGGCGGCTGGGCACTGGTAATTGTGTATAAAAACACTTCGCTTCCGCTAAATCAAATCAACATTTACGATGGGTTGCAAAGTGTTCCTGAGATTTTGAGCATCAATTTGACGAATTTGAATGTGATCGACAATCTGGGTGCCAAAATCGGTTTTGTTGCTTGGGAAGGTGACCGAAATATTGCAGTAAATGAAACGCTGTCAATAAATGGAAATCCTATATCAAATCCTCCTTTGAATCCGGTGAATAATGCTTTTAACGGATCAAACAGCATTACAGGGCAAAGCAACTTGTATAATATGGATTTAGATATTTACGAAATTCAAAATAATATTCAAGTTGGAGACGATTCGGCATTGATTACGCTAACGTCTGGACAGGATTTCGTAATGATTAATTGTGTAGTGACAAAACTCAATAGTCAACTTCCAGATGCGACGGTCGCTATTGATAATCTGAATAATTTTTGCGGAAGCGAAAAATTAAAAATCGACTATATCGTTTCTAATATTAACAGCACAGATTTTCTGGCCGCAGATACTAAGATTGCTATTTACATTAATGATCAGCTGGTATCAGTAACGCAAACTACTGCCGCAATTGCCATCGGTGAAAGCCAAATTGGTTCGGCGATTGTGGATATACCAACGGGAATATCCAGCCCATTCGCCGTAAAAATTGTTGTAGACGATAATGGTCAAGGCGTTGGAGCAGTAACCGAAACTGATGAGGAAAACAATGAATTTTTCCAAGAATTTTCGCTGACACTTCCTCCTGTTATTGGAGAATTATCCAACTTAATTAGTTGCAATATTGGTTTTGGAAAAGCAATTTTCAATTTGGAACAAATCAGAGAAATTGTTGCAGAATATTATACTGGAAATCTAAGTTTTTATACTTCGCTCGAAGATGCACAGAATCAAATAAACATGATTGGAAATTTAACAAATTTTACTTCGGAAATAAGTCCACAGCAAATTTATGTTCGATTTGATGATGAAATCTGCGAGTCTATCTTTAGTTTTTTACTGCAAAGTAAAAACTGTCCGCCTACGGTTTACAATTATGTTTCGGCCAATGGTGATGGATTAAACGACACTTTGGTGATTGATGGACTGAGAGATGTGTTTTTGAATTTTGAATTGCAAATTTACAATCGTTGGGGAACTTTAGTTTGGGTCGGCAACAATAATGCTATAAATTTTGACGGATTTGCAAACAGAGGAATTTTGACCGGAAATAAAACTTTGCCCGACGGAACTTATTATTATGTTTTAAATTTAAATGATAAAGACTATACAGAACCTTTAACCGGATTTTTGTACTTTACACAATAG
- a CDS encoding DegT/DnrJ/EryC1/StrS family aminotransferase, whose product MIHFLDLKKMNQTHEQQFEQKLKQFLASGWYVLGKETEKFEQDFANYCGAEYAIGVANGLDALILILKGYILLGKLKKGDEVLVPANTYIASILAILQAELIPVLVEPDINTYNIDPKKIAEKLTSKSKAILAVHLYGQLSDMPALAKIATENKLLLIEDSAQSHGAILVNKRSGNLGNASGFSFYPSKNLGALGDAGAVTTNDQELAEVITSLRNYGSEKKYHNQYIGINSRLDELQAAFLNIKLPTLDADNLARRTIAKRYLTEINNPKIILPFWDESENHVFHLFVIRTQNRDDLQSFLLENQIQTMIHYPIAPHQQKALSEWNNLNFPITEQIHREILSLPMSPVLTNDEVSQVIEAINKWTY is encoded by the coding sequence ATGATACATTTTCTGGACTTAAAAAAGATGAATCAAACTCATGAGCAGCAATTTGAACAGAAATTAAAACAGTTTCTAGCTTCAGGTTGGTACGTTTTGGGAAAAGAAACTGAAAAATTTGAACAAGATTTCGCAAATTATTGCGGAGCCGAATATGCGATAGGTGTCGCAAACGGTCTTGACGCGCTAATTTTAATTCTTAAAGGATATATTCTGCTAGGAAAATTAAAAAAAGGTGATGAAGTTTTAGTCCCTGCAAATACCTATATCGCCAGTATTTTGGCAATTCTCCAAGCGGAATTAATTCCCGTTTTGGTCGAGCCAGATATTAATACATATAATATCGATCCAAAAAAGATAGCGGAAAAGCTGACCTCCAAAAGCAAAGCAATCTTGGCAGTTCACTTATACGGACAACTTTCGGATATGCCTGCTTTGGCAAAAATTGCGACCGAGAATAAATTACTATTAATCGAAGATTCTGCTCAATCGCACGGTGCTATTTTAGTAAATAAACGTTCTGGAAATCTGGGTAATGCATCTGGTTTTAGCTTTTATCCATCAAAAAACCTTGGAGCTTTGGGCGATGCGGGAGCCGTAACCACCAATGATCAGGAATTGGCAGAGGTTATTACATCTTTGCGAAATTACGGTTCAGAAAAAAAATATCATAATCAATATATTGGAATTAATTCTAGATTGGACGAGTTGCAAGCGGCATTTCTAAATATCAAATTACCAACCTTAGATGCTGATAATTTAGCCAGACGCACAATTGCGAAACGATATTTAACCGAAATTAATAACCCGAAAATTATACTGCCATTTTGGGATGAATCGGAAAATCACGTTTTTCATCTTTTTGTAATTCGCACGCAAAATCGAGATGATCTGCAATCTTTTTTATTAGAAAACCAAATTCAGACAATGATTCATTATCCGATTGCGCCACATCAGCAAAAAGCGTTATCAGAATGGAATAACTTAAATTTTCCAATTACAGAGCAGATTCACCGCGAAATCTTAAGTTTGCCAATGAGTCCTGTACTCACTAATGATGAGGTAAGTCAGGTAATTGAAGCTATAAATAAATGGACATATTAA
- a CDS encoding GNAT family N-acetyltransferase — translation MEYHSTRFDDFSLMIFKGQKLVALLPANRVEDRIFSHQGLTYGGLVVAMNTKVDDVLNILKETLHYLENQSINFLQLKVLPSFYCKSPSEAIEYGLFLAKATLLKRESASTIDLKSKYKYSAQKKYGISIAAKKGLSIHKDSRLETFYNSILIPNLENTFEATPVHSLQEMKSLMELFPKNIHLYTVFHESEMIAGAILFETETLVHTQYISADKAKMELNALNFLFDHLIRNVFSEKKYFDFGTSNMHNGQKLNAGLAYWKESFGARTFVHNTYELPTANHEFLKDVFI, via the coding sequence ATGGAGTATCACTCCACAAGATTTGACGATTTTTCGCTCATGATTTTTAAAGGGCAGAAACTGGTGGCACTCCTGCCTGCCAATAGGGTAGAAGATCGCATATTCTCTCATCAAGGACTGACTTATGGTGGTCTTGTAGTGGCGATGAATACTAAAGTGGACGACGTACTAAATATTCTAAAAGAGACGTTACACTATCTTGAGAATCAATCTATAAATTTTCTGCAACTAAAAGTACTGCCTTCTTTTTATTGCAAATCACCTAGTGAAGCAATCGAGTACGGATTATTTTTAGCGAAAGCGACACTGCTAAAACGAGAATCAGCTTCGACTATCGATTTAAAATCAAAATATAAGTATTCGGCACAAAAAAAATATGGAATTTCAATCGCCGCAAAAAAAGGACTTTCGATCCACAAAGATTCGCGATTAGAAACCTTTTATAATTCGATATTAATTCCAAATCTAGAAAATACCTTCGAAGCAACGCCCGTTCACTCTTTGCAAGAAATGAAATCATTGATGGAGTTATTTCCAAAAAACATACATCTCTATACAGTTTTTCACGAAAGTGAAATGATAGCAGGAGCGATCCTATTTGAAACTGAAACACTGGTGCATACTCAATATATTTCGGCAGATAAAGCAAAAATGGAATTAAACGCACTGAATTTTCTATTTGATCATTTAATTAGAAATGTTTTCTCAGAAAAGAAATATTTTGACTTTGGAACTTCAAATATGCATAATGGACAGAAACTAAATGCCGGTCTTGCCTATTGGAAAGAGAGCTTTGGCGCGCGAACTTTTGTTCACAATACGTACGAATTGCCAACTGCAAATCACGAATTTTTAAAAGATGTCTTTATATGA
- a CDS encoding DUF4139 domain-containing protein, whose translation MKNSLLLLLLIAFSNISTFAQKEVASKIKAVKVYQRQAQIQRVGSFTSSVGNQEIVLTGISTQIVPSSLQIDFDNQNTILLSAKYENNYLESNIQNKTAQALQKQLGELLDEQAMLIDKRNSLNGMLEILAKNQDLGGANAGFSPQQVVELSNVYEIKYLDIKKNLRTLEKQEQPLKVQVDNLRKQLNEVNAKFNKPSGNIILQVASTSANSIAIDCKYVVNNAGWNPHYDLRSKGITQNVQLSYNANIFQNTGVDWNDASIIVSTGNPSLNNNRPILNPLYAKVYNPNVLENEMRLEEVVVVATMGYSGKSKQNQETATVSENQLSVDYNILSRQTILSDGKENMVALKTYDMTTEYIYHTVPKLDKGVFLIARISDWTSYNLIPGKANIFFEGAFVGTTQINPKVISDSLSISMGLDNSIVVERTPIKEFTSSKLIGSNTKQTFGYDLIIKNKKSVPIKIEILDQLPISQNKVIQVELEEKGTAVYSEEKGELLWTWNVAGGQSKKERFIYNVKYPKNTEVTGIK comes from the coding sequence ATGAAAAACAGTCTATTATTATTGTTACTAATTGCGTTTTCAAACATTTCTACATTTGCTCAAAAGGAAGTTGCTTCCAAGATAAAAGCGGTGAAAGTTTATCAACGACAAGCGCAGATTCAGCGGGTGGGTAGCTTTACTAGTTCGGTAGGAAATCAGGAAATTGTGCTTACAGGAATTTCAACTCAAATTGTACCTTCGAGTCTTCAGATTGACTTTGACAATCAGAATACTATCTTGCTTTCGGCAAAATATGAGAATAATTATTTAGAATCAAATATTCAAAATAAAACTGCACAGGCTCTTCAAAAACAGTTAGGTGAGCTGCTCGATGAGCAGGCAATGTTGATTGATAAAAGAAATAGTCTAAATGGAATGCTGGAAATCTTAGCTAAAAATCAAGATCTAGGCGGTGCTAATGCTGGCTTTTCTCCTCAGCAAGTAGTGGAACTAAGCAACGTCTATGAGATAAAATATTTAGATATCAAGAAAAACCTTCGCACTCTTGAAAAGCAAGAACAACCTCTGAAAGTGCAGGTTGATAATTTACGAAAGCAACTCAACGAGGTAAATGCGAAATTCAACAAACCTAGTGGAAATATTATTCTGCAAGTTGCATCTACTAGCGCAAATTCGATTGCGATAGACTGCAAATATGTAGTTAATAATGCGGGTTGGAATCCGCATTACGACTTGCGTTCTAAAGGAATAACCCAAAATGTGCAATTAAGTTACAATGCCAATATTTTTCAAAATACAGGAGTTGATTGGAATGACGCATCAATTATAGTTTCGACAGGAAATCCTAGTTTAAATAATAATCGTCCTATTTTGAATCCTTTGTATGCCAAAGTATATAATCCTAATGTTTTAGAGAATGAAATGCGCCTCGAGGAGGTGGTTGTAGTTGCCACTATGGGTTATAGTGGAAAATCAAAACAAAATCAAGAAACAGCAACGGTATCCGAAAATCAACTCAGTGTGGATTATAATATTCTCAGCAGGCAGACAATTCTGAGTGATGGCAAAGAAAATATGGTTGCTTTAAAAACGTACGATATGACCACAGAATACATTTATCATACGGTTCCCAAATTGGACAAAGGTGTATTCTTGATCGCAAGAATCAGCGACTGGACCAGTTACAATTTGATTCCAGGCAAAGCAAATATCTTTTTTGAAGGTGCCTTCGTGGGTACAACTCAAATCAATCCGAAAGTTATTTCCGATTCCCTTTCTATCTCGATGGGATTGGATAATAGTATTGTTGTTGAGCGAACTCCAATTAAAGAATTCACTTCATCCAAATTGATTGGGTCAAATACCAAGCAGACTTTTGGTTATGATTTGATTATTAAAAATAAAAAGTCGGTGCCAATCAAAATTGAAATTCTAGATCAACTTCCTATTTCGCAGAATAAAGTAATTCAAGTTGAGTTGGAAGAAAAAGGCACTGCAGTTTATTCAGAAGAAAAAGGCGAGTTGCTCTGGACTTGGAATGTGGCGGGCGGACAAAGTAAAAAAGAACGTTTTATATATAACGTCAAATACCCTAAAAATACGGAGGTTACAGGAATTAAGTAA
- a CDS encoding FEKKY domain-containing protein produces MKNHQIAALASFLAFWSVLVIANIINSKYYNLDFIKDNNWAEVFIVFCAIVIVAIVASQNMLRQGSFVTKFLNYFSVLCSVVTVVLAINWIYSINKIYEHHAITVNKFIEQAESDIKNDSVKYFSQGLILPPKNEFSQAREIAVQKTIISYGLIRKDLGCLISPEITEGKEKYNQITDAYLEIRNGKNWKEEMNHKIDSIRDIN; encoded by the coding sequence ATGAAAAACCATCAAATAGCAGCACTTGCATCTTTTCTAGCATTTTGGTCAGTTCTAGTTATCGCGAACATAATTAATTCAAAGTATTATAATTTAGATTTTATAAAAGATAATAATTGGGCTGAAGTCTTTATTGTTTTCTGTGCGATTGTGATTGTAGCTATTGTAGCTTCACAAAATATGTTGAGGCAAGGGAGTTTTGTTACAAAATTTTTAAACTATTTTTCGGTGCTGTGCTCGGTAGTAACTGTCGTTTTGGCTATTAATTGGATTTATTCTATAAATAAAATATATGAGCATCACGCTATAACAGTAAATAAATTTATAGAACAGGCAGAAAGTGACATTAAAAATGACAGTGTGAAATATTTTTCGCAAGGTCTTATTTTACCTCCAAAAAACGAATTTTCGCAAGCTAGAGAAATCGCGGTACAGAAAACAATCATTAGCTATGGATTAATTCGAAAAGATTTGGGATGTTTAATTTCTCCAGAAATTACCGAAGGAAAAGAAAAATATAATCAAATTACTGATGCCTATCTAGAAATAAGAAATGGCAAAAATTGGAAGGAAGAGATGAATCACAAGATTGATTCAATTAGAGATATTAACTAA
- a CDS encoding YbaB/EbfC family nucleoid-associated protein, with protein MDLMGMMGKLKETQQNIEDTKKRLDNVLVDEQSTDGLLKVTLTANRTIKSISVDDSLLEDKDQLEDYLVVVLNKAIAKATKTNETEMEAVTKMDMPMIPGMEDLFK; from the coding sequence ATGGATTTAATGGGAATGATGGGCAAACTTAAGGAAACCCAGCAAAATATAGAAGATACTAAAAAGCGTTTGGATAATGTTTTGGTAGATGAACAAAGCACTGACGGACTTTTGAAAGTGACATTGACTGCAAACAGAACAATAAAATCGATATCTGTTGATGATTCTTTACTAGAAGACAAAGATCAACTGGAAGATTATCTTGTGGTAGTTTTGAACAAAGCGATTGCAAAAGCAACAAAAACCAACGAAACAGAAATGGAAGCAGTGACTAAGATGGATATGCCGATGATTCCAGGAATGGAAGATTTATTTAAATAA